The genomic region TCCCGCGGTCAGTTCCGCTTCCCGCTGGTGGTCGGCGACCGCCTCGACACCGACATCGCCGGCGCCAAAGCCGCCGGCCTGCCCAGCCTGATGGTGCTCAGCGGCGTCAGCACCGCCGACGACCTGCTGCGCGCGGACTCCACCCAGCGGCCCACCTACCTCGGCGCGGACCTACAGGCCCTGCACGCGCCCGCCGACAGCCTGCGCATCGGCCCCCACCCAGCCTGGCGCGTCGACATCGACGGCACCGCGGTGACCGTGTCCGCCACCGGCGAGGACCCCGGCGACGACCTGTCGATCGTGCGGGCGCTGGCCAGCGCGGTGTGGAAGGCCGGCCTGGGCGCGTCGTTCACCGTCGCCGCAGGCGACGACGCGGCCGCGCGCGCCGCGCAGCGCTGGGCGCTGCTGAGCGCGCCCGATCGACTAGCGTGAACACCGACATGAGTACCGATCCCGAACAGATTCGCGCCCGGATCGCGGAGTTGCTGGCTGACCTGCCCGACCCCGCGGACGCCACCGCGATCGACGGCCTCTCCGATGCCGACATCGAGACCATCGCGGCTCGGCTGGAAGAGGCGCACGACGTGCTCGTGCAGGCGCTCGAGTCGGTCGAGAAGGGCTGACCGCCGTGGCGCGGCGCGCACGAGTGGACGCCGAACTGGTACGACGCGGTCTGGCCCGCTCGCGCCAGCAGGCGGCCGAACTGATCACCGCGGGGCGGGTGTGCATCGACGGGATGCCGGCCCGCAAGCCCGCCACCGCCGTGTCGGTCACCGCGAACCTGACCGTGGAGGGCACCGAGGAACGCACCTGGGTGTCGCGCGGCGCCCACAAACTGCTCGGCGCCCTGGACGCCTTCGACGTCGCGGTCGCCGGTCGGCGCTGCCTGGACGCGGGCGCCTCCACCGGCGGGTTCACCGAGGTGCTGCTCGACCGGGGCGCCCGGCAGGTCGTCGCCGCCGATGTCGGCTACGGCCAGCTGGCCTGGTCGCTGCGCACCGACGAGCGGGTCGTCGTGGTGGAGCGCACCAACGTGCGCGAACTGACCGCCGAGGCGATCGGGGGACAGGTGGACCTGACCGTCGCCGACCTGTCGTTCATCTCGCTGTCCACCGTGCTGCCGGCGCTGACCGCGTGCACGTCACCCGGCGGCGATATCGTTCCCATGGTGAAACCGCAGTTCGAGGTCGGCAAGGAACGGGTCGGCGCCGGTGGCGTCGTCTCCGATCCGCAGCTGCGCGCCGACGCCGTGCTGACCGTCGCGCGCCGTGCCGCCGAGCTGCGCTGGCATCCCGTCGCGGTGACCGCCAGCCCGCTGCCCGGCCCGTCCGGCAACGTGGAGTACTTCCTGCACCTGCGCGCCGAGACCGACCGGGCGCTGCAGGGCGACGCGCTCGAGGACGCCGTGCACACCGCGGTGGCGGAGGGGCCGCAGTGACCGAACGCAACGTCCTGATGGTCGTGCACACCGGACGCGACGAGGCCACCGAGGTGGCGCGCCGGGTGCAGAAGGTGCTCGAGGACAACGGAATCGGGCTGCGTGTGCTGTCCGCGGAGATGGTCGACCGCGGCCCGGCGCACCTGTCGCCCGACGACATGCGGGTGCTCGGCCCGGGTATCGACCTCGTCGACGCTGACGAACGCGCCGCCGAGGGCTGCGAACTCGTGCTGGTCCTCGGCGGTGACGGCACCTTCCTGCGCGCGGCTGAACTCGCGCGCAACGTCGAGATCCCGGTGCTGGGCGTCAATCTCGGCCGCATCGGCTTCCTCGCCGAGGCGGAGGCCGACCACATCGACTCCGTGCTCGACCATGTCGTGGCCCGCGACTACCGGGTCGAGGAGCGGATGACGCTCGACGTCGTGGTCCGGGCGAACGGCAAGATCATCGACCGCGGCTGGGCGCTCAACGAGGCGAGCCTGGAGAAGGGGCCGCGCCTGGGCGTGCTCGGCGCGGTGCTCGAGGTGGACGGCAGGCCGGTGTCGTCGTTCGGCTGCGACGGTGTGCTGGTCGCCACGCCGACCGGCTCGACCGCGTGGGCATTCTCCGCGGGCGGGCCTATCGTATGGCCAGACCTGGAGGCGATTCTGGTGGTACCCAACAACGCGCATGCGCTGTTCGCGCGGCCGATGGTGACCAGCCCGGAGGCCGCGATCGCGATCGAGATCGAGGCCAGCGGCCACGACGCGCTGGTGTTCTGCGACGGCCGCCGCGAGATGGTGGTTCCCGCGGGTGGGCGGGTGGAGGTCACCCGCTGCGGCACCCCGGTCAAGTGGGTGCGGCTCGACAGCGCACCGTTCACCGACCGTCTGGTGCGCAAGTTCCGGTTGCCGGTCACGGGGTGGCGCGGGCAGTAGTGCTTTCCGAAATCCGCATCGAGTCCCTCGGCGCCATCAGCTCCGCCACCGCCGAGTTCGACCGTGGCTTCACGGTGCTGACCGGCGAGACCGGCACCGGTAAGACGATGGTGGTCACCGGTCTGCACCTGCTCGGCGGTGCCCGCGCCGACGCCAATCGGGTGCGCTCGGGAGCCGCCCGCGCGGTGGTCGAAGGCCGGTTCACCACCACCGAACTCGGCGCGGACGCCGCGGCGGTGGTCGACGAGATCCTGGACTCCTCGGGCGCCGAACGCGACGACGACGGCAGCGTCATCGCTGCCCGCACCGTCAGCCGCGACGGCCCGTCGCGCGCCTATCTGGGCGGGCGCAGTGTGCCGGCGAAGTCGTTGAGCAACTTCACCACCCAGCTGCTGGCCCTGCACGGCCAGAACGACCAGCTGCGGTTGATCCGCCCGGACGAGCAGCGCGGCGCCCTGGACCGCTACGCCTCGGTGGAGACGCCGCTGAAGCGGTACCGCGCCGCGCGCGACGCGTGGCTGGCCGCCCGCCGCGACCTGATCGACCGCAGGCAGCGGGCCCGCGAGCTCGCCCAGGAAGCCGACCGGCTGAAGTTCTCGCTCGACGAGATCGACGCTGTCGCACCGGAACCCGGTGAGGACACCGCGCTGGTCGAGGACATTCGGCGGCTCTCCGAACTCGACGCGCTGCGCGAGGCGGCACAGACCGCGCGGGCCGCGCTGACCGGATCCGACGATCCCGGACCCGAGGACGTGTCGGCGTCGCACGGTGTGGCGCACGCGAAGTCGGCGCTGGAGAGCTCCGGCGACACCGCACTGGCGGGACTGGCAGAACAGCTCGACGAGGCGATCGCGGTGATCGCCAGTGTCAGCGGCGAACTCGGGTCGTTCCTGTCGAGCCTGCCCACCGACGCCAGCGCGCTGGAGACCAAACTCGCGCGCCAGGCCGAACTGCGCACCCTCACCCGCAAGTACGCCCCCGATATCGACGGGGTGCTGGAGTGGGCCCGCGACGCCCGTGAGCGCCTCGACCAGCTCGACGTGTCCGAGGAGGCGCTGGCCGGGCTGGAGCGCCGCGTCACCGAGCTGCAGGGCGAGGTGGTCGCCGCGGCCGCCGAGCTGACCAAGGCCCGCACCAAGGCCGCCAAGGGGTTGTCGAAGGCCGTCACCGCCGAGCTGTCCGGACTGGCGATGGCCGACGCGGTGTTCACGGTGTCGGTGCGCCCGCTGGCCGCCAAGCCCGACGACTCCGCACCGCTGACGCTGCCGTCGGGGGAGCAGGTGCACGCCGGCCGCGACGGCGTCGACGACGTCGAGTTCGGGTTCGCCGCGCACCGCGGCGCCGACGTGCTGCCGCTGAGCAAGAGCGCCTCCGGCGGTGAGCTGTCGCGGGTGATGCTGGCGCTGGAGGTGGTGCTGGCGGCGTCAGCCGAGGGCACCACGATGGTGTTCGACGAGGTCGACGCCGGCGTCGGCGGCCGCGCCGCGGTGCAGATCGGGCGCCGGCTGGCCCGGCTGGCCACCACCCACCAGGTGATCGTGGTGACCCACCTGCCGCAGGTCGCCGCCTACGCCGATGTGCACCTGGTGGTCGACAGCGGCGGCGGCAGAACCAAGGAGAGCCGGGTGCGCCGGCTCGACGACGACGAACGGGTCGCGGAGCTGGCGCGGATGCTGGCCGGGCTCGGCGAGTCCGACAGCGGTCGCGCGCACGCCCGTGAACTGCTTGAGGCGGCGCAGAAGGACCGCGCGGAGGCGTAACGCCACCCGGAGAATTAGCTCCCACGACAATTCGAGGTCGTTTCCGCCGCTGACGGCCGGTTTCATCGCTGGTAAAGCCACATTTCGGTAACGAAGAAGACCGTTACCGCCCAGTCGTCAGAGTTTGCTGGCGCGCGCTGTCCGCGGCGAACGACCGGCTGTGGCGGGTGTGAAAGAAGGTACATGTGTGGCTGGTGTTACGGCGCGCCTCCGACAGATCACGGCCCGATCTCGCCAGAATCGCCCCATGAGGATGTCAGCGCTGCTCACCCGAAATGCCAGCTCGCGACCGGGCCTCACCGGAACGGCCCGTGTCGACCGCGACATCGATCGGCTGCTGCGCCGCATCAACCCGGGCGACATCGCCGTCATCGACGTCCAGGATCTCGACCGCCTCACCGCCGACGCACTGGTGGAGGCGGGGGTGGCCGGCGTCGTCAACGCCTCGCCGTCGATCTCCGGGCGCTACCCGAACCTCGGGCCGGAGGTGCTGGTGGCCAGCGGTATCACGCTGATCGACAACACCGGCCCCGACGTGTTCAAGAAGGTCAAGGACGGCGCCCGGGTCCGGCTGCACGAGGGCGGCGTCTACAGCGGTGACCGCCGGCTGATCCTCGGTGCCGAGCGCACCGACCACGAGATCCACGAGCTGATGCACGAGGCCAAGAGCGGGCTGGTCGCCCACCTCGAGGCCTTCGCGGGCAACACCATCGAGTTCATCCGCAGCGAGAGCCCGCTGCTCATCGACGGCATCGGCATCCCCGCCATCGACGTCGACCTGCACCGCCGCCACGTGGTGGTGGTCGCCGAGGGGCCCGAGGCCGCCGACGACCTCAAGGCGCTCAAGCCGTTCATCAAGGAGTACCAGCCGGTGCTCGTCGGCGTCGGCACCGGCGCCGACATCCTGCGCAAGGCCGGCTACAAGCCCGCCCTGATCGTCGGCGACCCCGACAAGATCAGCGCCGAGGTGCTGCGCTGCGGCGCCCAGGTGGTGCTGCCCGCCGACGCCGACGGCCACGCCGCCGGCCTGGAGCGCATCCAGGACCTCGGGGTGGGCGCGATGACGTTCCCCGCCGCCGGTTCGGCCGCCGACCTGGCCCTGCTGCTGTGCGACCACCACGGCGCCTCGCTGATCGTCACCGCCGGGCACACCGCGAGCATCGAGGAGTTCTTCGACCGCACCCGCGCGCAGAGCAACCCGTCGACCTTCCTCACCCGGCTGAAGGTGGGGGAGAAGCTGGTCGACGCCAAGGCGGTGGCCACCCTGTACCGCAGCCGGGTCTCCGGCGGCGCGATCGCACTGCTGGTGCTGGCCATGCTGGTCGCGGTGATCGTCGCGCTGTGGGTGGCGCGGGTGGACGCGGCGCTGCTGGACTGGGTGACCGAGTACTGGAACCGGTTCACGCTGTGGGTCCAGGGCTGGGTCACCTAGACGACAGACCGGGAGAAGTCAATGATTTCGCTTCGCGCCCACGCGATTTCGCTTGCGGCCGTGTTTCTCGCGCTGGCCGTCGGCGTCGCGTTGGGGTCCGGTCTGCTGTCCAACACGGTGCTGTCGGGCCTGCGCGACGACAAGCGCGAACTGCAGGACAACATCGACACCCTCACCACCGAGAAGAACGCGCTCAACGAAAAGCTGCGTGCGGCAAACGATTTCGACGCGCAGATGTCACCACGCATCGTGCGTGACGCGCTGGGCGGCAAGTCGGTGGTGCTGTTCAGAACCCCCGACGCGGCCGACGACGACGTCGACGCGGTGGCCCGGCTGGTGGCCGAGGCCGGCGGCAGCGTCACCGGCACCGTCGCACTCACCCAGCAGTTCGTCGACGCCAACGCCGCCGAGAAACTGCTGTCGGTGGTCAACTCGCCGATCGTGCCCGCGGGCAGGCAGCTGTCCACGACCGCGGTCGACCAGGGCTCCCAGGCCGGTGACCTGCTGGGCATCGCGCTGCTGATCGACCGCGATCCCAAGGTGGTCCCCGTCGACGACGTGTCGCGAGACACCGTGCTGGCCACCCTGCGCGACACCGGGTTCATCACCTACGACGACCGGGTGGGCGCGGCCGACGGCGCCGTCATCGTCACCGGCGGACCGCTGGGCGACGACGCAGGCAACCGCGGCGCCACCGTCGCGCGGCTGGCCGCCGGGTTGAGCCCGCACGGCGCGGGGACCGTGATCGCCGGCCGCGACGGCTCCGGATCGGGCACCGGCGCGGTTGCCGTGGTCCGCTCGGACGCGGCGCTGGCCAACGCGGTGTCCACCGTCGACGACGTCGACAGCCAGTCCGGTCGCATCACCACCGTGCTGGCGGTGGCCGACCTGATCAACGGGGGGCGCACCGGCCAGTACGGCATCGGCAAGGGTGCGACGTCGGTCACCGTGCCCCAGTGATTTAACGCAGTCATCACACGGGACAGGCGGCGCGTCAGCGCGGACTTGTCGGTGTCGGTGTTAGGGTGGGGTTCCGTGGGTCGGCAGGCCCCGAACTAGGAATCGGCCTAGAAAAGTAAGCCCTGCCCGTCGTCACGGAGGTTGCTCTTGCCAGGCCAATCGAAACCGCTGCGCAAGCACCCGCAAACGGCCACGAAGCACCTCTTCGTCACGGGGGGCGTCGTTTCGTCGCTGGGTAAGGGGCTCACCGCATCGAGTCTCGGACAGTTACTCACCGCCCGCGGTCTGCAGGTCACCATGCAGAAGCTGGACCCGTACCTCAACGTCGACCCGGGCACCATGAACCCGTTCCAGCACGGCGAGGTGTTCGTCACCGAGGACGGCGCCGAGACCGACCTCGACGTCGGCCACTACGAGCGCTTCCTGGACCGCAACCTGTCCGGCTCGGCGAATGTCACCACCGGGCAGGTGTATTCGACGGTGATCGCCAAGGAGCGCCGCGGCGAGTACCTCGGCGACACCGTGCAGGTCATCCCGCACATCACCGACGAGATCAAGCGCCGGATCATGGAGATGGCCAAGCCCGACGTCGACGGCAACCGGCCCGACGTGGTGATCACCGAGATCGGCGGCACGGTCGGTGACATCGAGTCGCTGCCGTTCCTGGAGGCCGCGCGTCAGGTGCGCCACGAGGTCGGCCGGGAGAACTGCTTCTTCCTGCACTGCTCGCTGGTGCCCTACATGGCCCCGTCGGGCGAACTGAAGACCAAGCCGACCCAGCACTCGGTGGCCGCGCTGCGCAGCATCGGCATCACCCCCGACGCGCTGATCCTGCGCTGCGACCGCGATGTGCCGGAACCGCTGAAGAACAAGATCGCGCTGATGTGCGACGTCGACATCGACGGCGTCATCTCCACCCCGGACGCCCCGTCGATCTACGACATCCCCAAGGTGCTGCACCGCGAGGAGCTCGACGCCTTCGTCGTGCGCCGGCTCAACCTGCCGTTCCGCGACGTCGACTGGACGGTGTGGAACGACCTGCTCAAGCGCGTCCACGAACCCCGCGAGACGGTGCGAATCGCGTTGGTGGGCAAGTACATCGACCTCTCCGACGCGTACCTGTCGGTGGCCGAGGCGCTGCGCGCGGGCGGTTTCGCCCACCACTCGAAGGTGGAGATCAAGTGGGTGGCCTCCGACGACTGCGAGACCGAGGCAGGTGCCGCGGCCGCCCTCGGCGACGCGCACGGGGTGCTGATCCCCGGCGGCTTCGGCATCCGCGGCATCGAGGGCAAGCTCGGCGCGATCCGCTATGCCCGCACCCGCAAGATCCCGGTGCTCGGGCTGTGCCTGGGCCTGCAGTGCATCGTGATCGAGGCGGCCCGCTCGGTCGGCATCACCGACGCCAACTCCGCGGAGTTCGACCCCGAGACGCCCGACCCGGTGATCGCCACCATGGCCGATCAGGAGCAGATCGTCGCCGGTGAGGCCGACCTCGGCGGCACGATGCGCCTCGGCGCGTATCCCGCGGTGCTGGAGATGGATTCGATCGTGGCCAAGGCCTACGGTGCGACCGAGGTGTCCGAACGGCACCGGCACCGCTACGAGGTCAACAACGCCTACCGGGACCGCATCGCCGAGAGCGGACTGCGGTTCTCGGGCACCTCACCGGACGGCCACCTCGTCGAGTTCGTCGAGTACTCCGCCGATGTGCACCCGTTCCTCGTCGGCACCCAGGCGCACCCCGAACTGAAGAGCCGGCCCACCCGGCCGCATCCGCTGTTCGTGGCGTTCGTCGGGGCCGCGCTGGACTACAAGGCAGAGGAGCGGCTGCCGGGGCTGGACATCCCCGAGCAGCATTCCAACGGCGCGGAGCACGCCGACGACGAGGTCGGGGCCCTGCTGCAAGAGCCCGCGACCCGTGGCTGAGCACGACTTCGAGACCGTCGCCTCCGAAACCCTCTACGTGGGGAAGATCTTCGCGCTGCGCGCCGACGAGGTGCGCATGCCGGGCGGCAACACCGCCCGCCGCGAGGTCATCGAACACTACGGCGCCGTCGCGGTGCTCGCCATGGACGACGACCGCAACATCGCGCTGGTCTACCAGTACCGCCACCCGGTGGGCAGGCGGCTGTGGGAACTGCCCGCCGGACTGCTCGACCTCGGCGGTGAACCCCCGCACCTGACCGCCGCCCGCGAACTCGAGGAGGAGGCCGGGCTGGCGGCCGCCGACTGGCGGGTGCTCGTCGACCTGATCTCCGCGCCGGGGTTCAGCGACGAGAGCGTGCGGGTGTACCTGGCCACCGGGATCACCGACGTCGGCCGCCCACAGGCCACCGACGAGGAGGCCGACATGGTGGTGCGGTGGTTCCCGCTGGCCGAGGCGGTGCGCATGGTGTACGCCGGTGAGATCGTCAACTCGCTTGCGGTGGCGGGGATTCTGGCCGCCCACGGCCTCGGCGAGACGGTCGCGCTGCGGCCGGTCGAGGCGCCCTGGCCGGACCGGTCCACCGCGTTCGCCCGTCGCAAGGGACATCCGTGACCCGACCGGCGTCAGCGTCGGCTTCGGTGTCGGCGACCACCGCGCTGGACGGTCAGGTGCAGGGCTACCTGGACCACCTGGCCATCGAGCGCGGCGTCGCGGCGAACACGCTGAGCTCCTACCGGCGTGACCTGCGCCGCTATGTCGAGCACCTCAGCGCGCGCGGCATCGACGACCTCTCCAAGGTCACCGAGGCCGATGTCAGCGACTTCCTGGTCGCGCTGCGCCGCGGTGACGCCGACACGGCCCCGCTGGCGGCGGTGTCGGCGGCGCGGGCGCTGATCGCGGTGCGCGGGCTGCACCGGTTCGCCGCCGCCGAGGGGCTGACCGACCTGGACGTCGCCGCCGCGGTCAAACCGCCGACGCCGAGCAGGCGGCTGCCGAAGAGCCTGAGCGTCGACGAGGTGCTGGCGCTGCTCGAGGCCGCGGGCGGCGACAGCGAGGCCGACAGCCCGCTCACGCTGCGCAACCGGGCGCTGCTGGAGCTGCTGTACTCCACCGGGGCGCGCATCTCCGAGGCGGTCGGGCTGGACCTCGACGACGTCGACACCGAGGCGCGCTCGGTGCTGCTGCGCGGCAAGGGCGGCAAGCACCGGCTGGTGCCGATCGGACGGCCCGCGGTGAGCGCGCTGGACGCCTACCTGGTGCGCGGCCGGCCGGACCTGGTGCGGCGCGGCCGCGGCACCCCGGCGATCTTCCTCAACGTCCGCGGCGGGCGGCTGTCGCGGCAGAGCGCCTGGCAGGTGCTGCAGGACGCCGCCGAACGGGCCGGCATCACCACGGGGGTGTCCCCGCACGTGCTGCGGCACTCGTTCGCGACGCACCTGCTTGACGGTGGCGCCGACGTGCGCGTCGTGCAGGAGCTGCTGGGGCACGCGTCGGTCACCACCACGCAGATCTACACGATGGTGACGGTCAGCGCGCTGCGCGAGGTGTGGGCGGGCGCGCATCCGCGGGCCCGCTAGCCCCGGCCTCTAACCCAGGTGCTCAGATTCGAGGTACACAGATTCGAGCACCAGGTCCGGCAGCAGGCTCTGGTACTCCGCGTGGGTCTTGTGCTCGACGGTGTCGAACAGCCGGCCCTGCTCGCGGCGCATGAACTCGCGGTACTTCGGCGCGCCGGGCAGCCGGACGTTGTCGGCGACGACGATCGAGCCGCGGTGCAGCCAGCCGCGGTCGAGGATGCTCTGCAGGTCGGCCAGGTAGGCGTTCTTGTCGTGGTCGAGGAACAGCAGGTCCAGTGCGCCCGGGCCGAAGCCGTGCCCCGCCAGGGTGTCGAGCGTGCGGCCGCCGTCGCCGATGGTGCCCACCACGCACGTCACCCGGTCGGCCACCCCGGCGTGCTCCCAGATCGCGCGGGCGATCTCGGCGTTGGCCTCGGCCAGCTCCACCGAGAACACCCGCGCCTGCGGTGCCGCCCGCGCCAGCCGCAGCGCCCCGTAGCCGCAGTACGTGCCGAGCTCGAGCACCAGCCGCGGGTCGGCGCGGCGCACCGCGGCGTCGAGCAGCGCACCCTTCTCGTCGCCCACGTTGATCAGGAACGACTTCTCGTAGGCGAACCGGTCGATGGTGGCCAGCACGTCGTCGATGTCGCCGCGGCGCGCGTTGGCCAGCACGAAGTCGCGTGCCGCCGCCTCCCGACCGTCGCCGATCTGACCGGTGGTGAAGATGTTGCGGGCCCCGACGGCCATCCGCAGAAACGACCAGCGAAGCATCGGGATCCGTCGCCTCAGGCTCATGGGACCAGCCTAGGCACCCGGATGTGGCGCGATCGGCGACAAGTTGCCCGCGGGTCTCGCTGACCTGGCAGTCCGCTCCCGTTAAACTTGCCCGGATGTTCGCCATGCCCGTGGATAGTCTGACCAGCGACGGTGAGGTGTGAGCGAAGACGGGGGCACCGCGGAACTGGGCCTGACCGGCCGCCCACCGCGTCACATACCTGAGCCGCAGCCGAAGACCGAGCACGGACCCGCCAAGGTCATCGCGATGTGCAACCAGAAGGGCGGCGTCGGCAAGACCACCTCGACCATCAACCTGGGCGCCAGCCTGGCCGAATACGGCCGCCGGGTGCTGCTCGTCGACCTCGACCCGCAGGGCGCGCTGTCGGCCGGGCTGGGCGTGCCGCACTACGAGCTCGAACACACCGTGCACAACCTGCTGGTGGAGCCGCGGGTGTCGATCGACGACGTGCTGGTCAAGACCCGGGTCAAGAACCTCGACCTGGTGCCCAGCAACATCGACCTGTCCGCGGCGGAGATTCAGCTGGTCAACGAGGTGGGCCGGGAGCAGACGCTGGCCCGCGCGCTGTACCCGGTGCTGGACCGCTACGACTACGTGCTGATCGACTGCCAGCCGTCGCTGGGCCTGCTCACCGTCAACGGGCTGGCCTGCAGCGACGGGGTGATCATCCCGACCGAGTGCGAGTTCTTCTCGCTGCGCGGTCTGGCCCTGCTCACCGACACCGTCGACAAGGTGCACGACCGGCTCAACCCGAAGCTGAAGATCAGCGGGATCCTGGTCACCCGCTACGACCCGCGCACCGTCAACGCCCGCGAGGTGATGGCCCGCGTCGTCGAGCGGTTCGGCGATCTGGTGTTCGACACCGTCATCACCCGCACCGTGCGGTTCCCCGAAACCAGCGTCGCCGGCGAACCGATCACCACCTGGGCGCCGAAATCCGGTGGTGCGCAGGCCTACCGGGCGCTGGCTCGCGAGGTCATCCACCGGTTCGAAGCGTGACCGACCCGGAAGCGACCCAGGACGCCCCCGTCGCGACGGAGGCCGAGGCCGAGGACGGCGGCAAATCCGGGTTCAAGGTCCGGCTGAGCAACTTCGAGGGTCCGTTCGACCTGCTGTTGCAGCTGATCTTCGCGCACCGCCTCGACGTCACCGAGGTGGCGCTGCACCAGGTCACCGACGAGTTCATCGCCTACACCAAGGAGATCGGGCCGAAGCTCGACCTGGAGGAGACCACGGCGTTTCTGGTCGTCGCCGCCACGCTGCTGGACCTGAAGGCGGCGCGGCTGCTGCCCGCCGGCGAGGTGCACGACGAGGAGGACCTCGCCCTGCTCGAGGTGCGCGACCTGCTGTTCGCGCGGCTGCTGCAGTACCGGGCCTTCAAACACGTCGCGCAGATGTTCGCCGAACTGGAGGCCGCGGCGCTGCGCAGCTACCCGCGCGCGGTGTCGTTGGAGGAGCGCTACCAGCAGCTGCTGCCGGAGGTGATGCTCGGCGTCGACGCCGACGCGTTCGCCCAGATCGCGGCGGCGGCGTTCACCCCGCGGCCGGTGCCGGAGGTCCGCACCGACCACCTGCACCAAGTCTCGGTGTCGGTGCCCGAGCAGGTCGGTAATCT from Mycolicibacterium phlei harbors:
- a CDS encoding copper transporter, whose product is MISLRAHAISLAAVFLALAVGVALGSGLLSNTVLSGLRDDKRELQDNIDTLTTEKNALNEKLRAANDFDAQMSPRIVRDALGGKSVVLFRTPDAADDDVDAVARLVAEAGGSVTGTVALTQQFVDANAAEKLLSVVNSPIVPAGRQLSTTAVDQGSQAGDLLGIALLIDRDPKVVPVDDVSRDTVLATLRDTGFITYDDRVGAADGAVIVTGGPLGDDAGNRGATVARLAAGLSPHGAGTVIAGRDGSGSGTGAVAVVRSDAALANAVSTVDDVDSQSGRITTVLAVADLINGGRTGQYGIGKGATSVTVPQ
- the steA gene encoding putative cytokinetic ring protein SteA, with product MRMSALLTRNASSRPGLTGTARVDRDIDRLLRRINPGDIAVIDVQDLDRLTADALVEAGVAGVVNASPSISGRYPNLGPEVLVASGITLIDNTGPDVFKKVKDGARVRLHEGGVYSGDRRLILGAERTDHEIHELMHEAKSGLVAHLEAFAGNTIEFIRSESPLLIDGIGIPAIDVDLHRRHVVVVAEGPEAADDLKALKPFIKEYQPVLVGVGTGADILRKAGYKPALIVGDPDKISAEVLRCGAQVVLPADADGHAAGLERIQDLGVGAMTFPAAGSAADLALLLCDHHGASLIVTAGHTASIEEFFDRTRAQSNPSTFLTRLKVGEKLVDAKAVATLYRSRVSGGAIALLVLAMLVAVIVALWVARVDAALLDWVTEYWNRFTLWVQGWVT
- a CDS encoding TlyA family RNA methyltransferase, whose amino-acid sequence is MARRARVDAELVRRGLARSRQQAAELITAGRVCIDGMPARKPATAVSVTANLTVEGTEERTWVSRGAHKLLGALDAFDVAVAGRRCLDAGASTGGFTEVLLDRGARQVVAADVGYGQLAWSLRTDERVVVVERTNVRELTAEAIGGQVDLTVADLSFISLSTVLPALTACTSPGGDIVPMVKPQFEVGKERVGAGGVVSDPQLRADAVLTVARRAAELRWHPVAVTASPLPGPSGNVEYFLHLRAETDRALQGDALEDAVHTAVAEGPQ
- a CDS encoding NUDIX domain-containing protein; this encodes MAEHDFETVASETLYVGKIFALRADEVRMPGGNTARREVIEHYGAVAVLAMDDDRNIALVYQYRHPVGRRLWELPAGLLDLGGEPPHLTAARELEEEAGLAAADWRVLVDLISAPGFSDESVRVYLATGITDVGRPQATDEEADMVVRWFPLAEAVRMVYAGEIVNSLAVAGILAAHGLGETVALRPVEAPWPDRSTAFARRKGHP
- the recN gene encoding DNA repair protein RecN, translated to MLSEIRIESLGAISSATAEFDRGFTVLTGETGTGKTMVVTGLHLLGGARADANRVRSGAARAVVEGRFTTTELGADAAAVVDEILDSSGAERDDDGSVIAARTVSRDGPSRAYLGGRSVPAKSLSNFTTQLLALHGQNDQLRLIRPDEQRGALDRYASVETPLKRYRAARDAWLAARRDLIDRRQRARELAQEADRLKFSLDEIDAVAPEPGEDTALVEDIRRLSELDALREAAQTARAALTGSDDPGPEDVSASHGVAHAKSALESSGDTALAGLAEQLDEAIAVIASVSGELGSFLSSLPTDASALETKLARQAELRTLTRKYAPDIDGVLEWARDARERLDQLDVSEEALAGLERRVTELQGEVVAAAAELTKARTKAAKGLSKAVTAELSGLAMADAVFTVSVRPLAAKPDDSAPLTLPSGEQVHAGRDGVDDVEFGFAAHRGADVLPLSKSASGGELSRVMLALEVVLAASAEGTTMVFDEVDAGVGGRAAVQIGRRLARLATTHQVIVVTHLPQVAAYADVHLVVDSGGGRTKESRVRRLDDDERVAELARMLAGLGESDSGRAHARELLEAAQKDRAEA
- a CDS encoding CTP synthase, with the translated sequence MPGQSKPLRKHPQTATKHLFVTGGVVSSLGKGLTASSLGQLLTARGLQVTMQKLDPYLNVDPGTMNPFQHGEVFVTEDGAETDLDVGHYERFLDRNLSGSANVTTGQVYSTVIAKERRGEYLGDTVQVIPHITDEIKRRIMEMAKPDVDGNRPDVVITEIGGTVGDIESLPFLEAARQVRHEVGRENCFFLHCSLVPYMAPSGELKTKPTQHSVAALRSIGITPDALILRCDRDVPEPLKNKIALMCDVDIDGVISTPDAPSIYDIPKVLHREELDAFVVRRLNLPFRDVDWTVWNDLLKRVHEPRETVRIALVGKYIDLSDAYLSVAEALRAGGFAHHSKVEIKWVASDDCETEAGAAAALGDAHGVLIPGGFGIRGIEGKLGAIRYARTRKIPVLGLCLGLQCIVIEAARSVGITDANSAEFDPETPDPVIATMADQEQIVAGEADLGGTMRLGAYPAVLEMDSIVAKAYGATEVSERHRHRYEVNNAYRDRIAESGLRFSGTSPDGHLVEFVEYSADVHPFLVGTQAHPELKSRPTRPHPLFVAFVGAALDYKAEERLPGLDIPEQHSNGAEHADDEVGALLQEPATRG
- the xerD gene encoding site-specific tyrosine recombinase XerD, which produces MTRPASASASVSATTALDGQVQGYLDHLAIERGVAANTLSSYRRDLRRYVEHLSARGIDDLSKVTEADVSDFLVALRRGDADTAPLAAVSAARALIAVRGLHRFAAAEGLTDLDVAAAVKPPTPSRRLPKSLSVDEVLALLEAAGGDSEADSPLTLRNRALLELLYSTGARISEAVGLDLDDVDTEARSVLLRGKGGKHRLVPIGRPAVSALDAYLVRGRPDLVRRGRGTPAIFLNVRGGRLSRQSAWQVLQDAAERAGITTGVSPHVLRHSFATHLLDGGADVRVVQELLGHASVTTTQIYTMVTVSALREVWAGAHPRAR
- a CDS encoding NAD kinase, which codes for MTERNVLMVVHTGRDEATEVARRVQKVLEDNGIGLRVLSAEMVDRGPAHLSPDDMRVLGPGIDLVDADERAAEGCELVLVLGGDGTFLRAAELARNVEIPVLGVNLGRIGFLAEAEADHIDSVLDHVVARDYRVEERMTLDVVVRANGKIIDRGWALNEASLEKGPRLGVLGAVLEVDGRPVSSFGCDGVLVATPTGSTAWAFSAGGPIVWPDLEAILVVPNNAHALFARPMVTSPEAAIAIEIEASGHDALVFCDGRREMVVPAGGRVEVTRCGTPVKWVRLDSAPFTDRLVRKFRLPVTGWRGQ